A region from the Paenibacillus humicola genome encodes:
- a CDS encoding helix-turn-helix domain-containing protein, protein MKAITFFRRSVVLTWLLSYLAVLLLPLIISIFVYVVAGRMLGDEIREANSSMLKQVQEMMDNYFQAMERLNYELTWNVRVQDLLFSNKYLSHPEEYNYDLYRVSQDLKPYQSAYSLVDQFYIYLNKGDTVILPGIVREGREAYELLHASGEWTYSEWKATVGQKDVHGFLPMNRIDNEGKLRRTVAYVSSFTMDKEFSPAANVIMVDEERILGLIRNVELFNKGHVFILNEQNQVLVGTSAGKTMQGLPFARFTDPSHPLREWTGPDGHYQVMAMSPGRSGLRYVSMIPSKLYWEKATLVRNLTIASSIASLLGGVLLTTFFLRRNYNPLRSLLQAVSGKTDLPLPRGGNEFQQLQQAMDRTFSKLDTMTAQIERQRHLVRSHFIARLLKGRTDASVPIDESLAAFSMTFASDSFAVILLYIEPSETFYERLPRMDPGESGKLLQFIVSNVAEELASQRNAGYVAEVDDALACLVNFKPGADDSNRSAELMRIASESQRFLAEAYGIQLTLAVSGIHRSVSGIAQAYMEAMDAMEYKLVMGSKEILSYEQLYNRAGEDNGLLYYYPLQTEQQLINYAKVGDFEKAKQTLDDIIAHNFMRGPVSVPIARCLMLNLVSTMVKTVSEIGALQESFLVQQPRRIERLARCATVHEMQARTTAFLRDVCEYTAGRRLHNLQQTRRHTLDRLMEQVKSFIADRYADPNLNITWIGHHFEMKPTYLSKLFKDYTGEGLLDCINKTRVERAKRLIAGDRRNVSDVAGCVGFNDVNSFIRTFKKYEGITPGKFKELSSEASS, encoded by the coding sequence TTGAAAGCGATTACATTTTTTCGGAGAAGCGTCGTGCTGACCTGGCTGCTGTCGTATTTGGCGGTCCTGCTGCTTCCGCTCATCATCAGCATTTTCGTCTATGTGGTGGCCGGCCGCATGCTGGGGGACGAAATCCGCGAAGCGAACAGCTCCATGCTGAAGCAGGTGCAGGAGATGATGGACAACTATTTTCAGGCGATGGAGCGGCTCAATTACGAGCTGACCTGGAACGTGCGCGTGCAGGACCTGCTGTTCTCCAACAAATACCTGTCTCACCCCGAGGAATACAATTACGATTTGTACCGGGTGTCCCAGGACCTCAAGCCGTACCAGAGCGCGTATTCCCTCGTCGACCAGTTCTACATTTACTTGAATAAAGGCGACACGGTCATCCTGCCGGGGATTGTGCGGGAAGGCCGCGAGGCGTACGAGCTGCTCCACGCGAGCGGCGAATGGACCTATTCCGAGTGGAAAGCGACCGTCGGCCAAAAGGACGTGCACGGCTTTCTGCCGATGAACCGCATCGATAACGAAGGCAAGCTGCGCCGGACCGTCGCCTACGTCAGCTCGTTTACGATGGACAAGGAATTTTCCCCCGCCGCCAACGTCATCATGGTGGACGAGGAGCGAATTTTGGGGCTGATCCGCAATGTGGAGCTGTTCAACAAGGGGCATGTCTTTATCCTCAACGAGCAAAATCAGGTGCTTGTCGGAACGTCCGCCGGCAAAACGATGCAGGGGCTGCCTTTCGCCCGCTTCACCGATCCGTCGCATCCGCTTCGCGAGTGGACGGGGCCGGACGGCCATTATCAGGTTATGGCGATGTCGCCGGGCCGCTCCGGGCTCCGGTACGTGTCCATGATTCCGAGCAAGCTGTATTGGGAAAAGGCGACGCTCGTCCGCAACCTGACGATCGCAAGCAGCATCGCCAGCCTGCTCGGCGGCGTGCTGCTGACGACCTTTTTCCTTCGCCGCAACTATAACCCGCTCCGCAGCCTGCTGCAGGCGGTATCCGGCAAAACGGATCTGCCGCTGCCCCGCGGCGGCAACGAGTTTCAGCAGCTGCAGCAGGCGATGGACCGGACCTTCTCGAAGCTTGACACGATGACGGCGCAAATCGAACGGCAGCGGCACCTCGTGCGGTCTCATTTTATCGCCAGGCTGCTGAAGGGACGGACGGATGCGAGCGTCCCGATCGACGAATCGCTGGCCGCATTCTCGATGACCTTCGCTTCGGACAGCTTCGCCGTCATTCTGCTTTATATCGAGCCGAGCGAAACGTTTTACGAGCGGCTCCCGCGCATGGATCCGGGCGAAAGCGGAAAGCTGCTGCAGTTCATCGTCTCGAATGTGGCGGAGGAGCTGGCCTCGCAGCGGAATGCCGGCTATGTCGCCGAGGTGGACGATGCGCTCGCCTGTCTCGTCAATTTCAAGCCCGGCGCGGACGATTCGAACCGCAGCGCCGAGCTTATGCGCATCGCGTCCGAGTCGCAGCGTTTTCTGGCCGAGGCTTACGGCATCCAGCTGACGCTTGCCGTGAGCGGCATCCACCGCTCGGTGTCCGGAATCGCGCAGGCTTATATGGAAGCGATGGACGCGATGGAATACAAGCTGGTCATGGGCAGCAAGGAAATCCTCTCGTACGAGCAGCTGTACAATCGCGCCGGGGAAGACAACGGGCTGCTCTATTATTATCCGCTTCAGACCGAGCAGCAGCTGATCAATTACGCGAAGGTCGGCGACTTCGAGAAGGCGAAGCAGACGCTCGACGACATCATCGCGCATAACTTCATGCGCGGACCGGTATCCGTGCCGATTGCGCGATGCCTGATGCTCAACCTGGTCAGCACCATGGTCAAGACGGTCAGCGAAATCGGCGCCCTGCAGGAAAGCTTTCTCGTGCAGCAGCCGAGACGCATCGAGCGGCTTGCGCGCTGCGCCACCGTGCACGAGATGCAGGCAAGAACGACCGCGTTTCTGCGCGACGTATGCGAATATACGGCCGGCCGGCGGCTGCACAATTTGCAGCAGACGAGACGGCATACGCTGGACCGTCTGATGGAGCAGGTGAAATCGTTCATTGCGGACCGCTACGCCGATCCGAATCTGAACATTACATGGATCGGCCACCATTTTGAAATGAAGCCGACCTATTTGTCCAAGCTGTTCAAGGATTACACCGGGGAGGGGCTGCTCGACTGCATCAATAAAACGCGGGTGGAGCGGGCGAAGCGCCTGATCGCCGGGGACCGCAGGAACGTATCCGACGTTGCCGGCTGCGTCGGCTTCAACGACGTCAATTCCTTCATTCGCACCTTCAAAAAATACGAGGGCATCACGCCCGGCAAATTCAAGGAGCTGAGCTCGGAAGCCTCTTCGTGA
- a CDS encoding DUF6454 family protein yields the protein MDHSKLVQSFLRLTRGTKWTLNETIPLKFNNRHAQGLTRIGGLFYLSSVEVTRPPVKYDRPIQGADRSPGQGIGRLFAFDRRGELVNETVLGEGTIYHPGGIDFDGSRIWVPAAEYVPGGRSIVYKVDPATLRAEEAFRFGDHIGGLVCDRDGGRLIGCSWGSRTFYVWDNDGKLLAAKENPSHFVDYQDGQYAGEGCMTWSGISELPLPAPAGGLKHYELGGLALFDTASLSMLHEVPVAGFSPHGRAATRNPVFLESDGSRLRLYAVPDDDCGSLLIYEAAAD from the coding sequence ATGGACCATTCGAAGCTCGTCCAATCGTTTCTGCGCCTTACGCGCGGCACGAAGTGGACGCTGAACGAAACGATCCCGCTGAAATTCAACAACCGTCATGCCCAGGGACTGACGCGCATCGGCGGCCTGTTTTATTTATCCTCGGTGGAGGTTACAAGGCCTCCGGTAAAATACGACCGGCCCATACAAGGCGCGGACCGGTCGCCCGGACAAGGAATCGGCCGCCTGTTCGCCTTCGACCGCCGCGGCGAGCTCGTCAACGAAACCGTTCTAGGAGAGGGAACCATTTACCATCCCGGCGGCATCGATTTTGACGGCAGCCGGATTTGGGTGCCTGCTGCGGAATACGTTCCCGGCGGCCGGTCCATCGTGTACAAGGTCGATCCGGCGACGCTGAGAGCGGAAGAAGCGTTCCGGTTCGGGGACCATATCGGCGGTTTGGTCTGCGACAGGGACGGCGGCAGGCTGATCGGCTGCAGCTGGGGCTCGCGCACCTTCTATGTATGGGACAACGACGGGAAGCTGCTTGCGGCAAAAGAAAACCCGAGCCATTTTGTCGACTACCAGGACGGTCAATATGCAGGCGAAGGCTGCATGACATGGAGCGGTATTTCGGAGCTGCCCCTTCCTGCGCCGGCCGGCGGCCTCAAGCATTACGAGCTGGGAGGACTGGCGCTGTTCGACACGGCTTCGCTGAGCATGCTCCACGAGGTGCCCGTCGCCGGGTTTTCCCCGCATGGCCGCGCTGCAACACGCAATCCCGTCTTTCTGGAGAGCGACGGCAGCAGGCTTCGGCTGTACGCCGTGCCGGATGACGATTGCGGCTCCCTGCTGATTTACGAAGCCGCAGCGGACTGA
- a CDS encoding GNAT family N-acetyltransferase has product MLASCHYDDEVWNRDRFIADEVRYNLMHRICESSASLCLKEAGGGMIFAWSQGRNAWLWIAADASGEEKTVWMRELAERLSGANLQGVIGDPQTAEAFASLYAAASRTGFRQSMRMEAYACPAVNRPSSVPGTLVPAEPRHAGVVAEFLAGFSEGAHGGTLDPSSRLPAARSMIEAGYLYLWMAGGEPVSMAQIAHRSRRHGRINAVYTVPSQRKNGFASAITAELCLLLQREGLTPMLYADMDNPDSNKVYRNIGFIGSGQVADIRFG; this is encoded by the coding sequence ATGCTCGCAAGCTGTCATTATGACGATGAGGTATGGAATCGGGACCGGTTTATCGCGGATGAGGTAAGGTACAACCTGATGCACCGGATTTGCGAATCGTCCGCGTCCCTGTGCTTGAAGGAAGCTGGCGGAGGGATGATATTCGCCTGGTCGCAGGGCCGAAACGCATGGCTGTGGATTGCGGCGGATGCATCCGGGGAAGAAAAGACCGTTTGGATGCGGGAGCTGGCCGAACGGTTGAGCGGAGCGAATTTGCAAGGCGTAATCGGCGATCCGCAGACGGCCGAAGCGTTTGCGAGCCTTTATGCTGCCGCAAGCCGAACCGGATTCCGGCAAAGCATGAGGATGGAGGCTTACGCCTGCCCCGCGGTAAACCGGCCGTCAAGCGTCCCGGGAACGCTCGTGCCGGCGGAGCCGCGCCATGCCGGAGTCGTGGCGGAGTTTTTGGCCGGCTTTTCCGAAGGGGCGCATGGCGGAACGCTCGATCCTTCCAGCCGGCTGCCGGCCGCAAGGAGCATGATCGAAGCCGGCTATTTATACCTGTGGATGGCGGGCGGCGAGCCGGTCTCCATGGCGCAGATTGCCCACCGCTCTCGAAGACACGGCCGGATCAATGCAGTCTATACGGTGCCGAGTCAGCGCAAGAACGGCTTCGCCAGCGCAATCACGGCCGAGCTGTGCCTCCTTCTTCAGCGGGAGGGGCTCACTCCGATGCTGTACGCGGATATGGACAATCCGGATTCCAATAAGGTTTACCGGAACATCGGATTTATCGGGAGCGGCCAGGTGGCCGATATCCGTTTCGGCTGA
- a CDS encoding amidase family protein translates to MTNRGAVLGLDTDTSGFVRGPANVTGLVGVRPTLGLITTPDFTINKFQP, encoded by the coding sequence ATGACAAATAGAGGCGCGGTGCTGGGGCTTGACACGGACACGTCGGGCTTCGTCAGAGGACCCGCTAACGTTACGGGCCTGGTCGGCGTCCGCCCTACGCTCGGTTTAATCACAACGCCCGATTTTACGATTAACAAGTTTCAGCCCTGA
- a CDS encoding RCC1 domain-containing protein yields the protein MKKSIRQLAGLICILIAFVTVSSPAAAAESGGAVQAQGDNGSQLNDGKQVNPAMSVAQTVYLAAGMMYSMALRNDGTVWSWGDNYAGELGDGTTTNRRAPVQVKTLTGVAGIAAGGQSLAVLNDGTVWEWGEKLPNGSYDSSPGPTPYQVRDNFYEPLESVAAVSAGYDHNLAVKRDGTVWAWGRNIWGQLGDGTVSDEYLYGYPAQVQGLNSVTAVSAGLAYSLALKSDGTVWAWGRNDYGELGDGSTVQQRTTPVQVQGLDSVTAIAAGSSQSLALKSDGTVWGWGKINNGDGTSTARNTPVQLTGLNGVIAIAAGSGHNLALKSDGTVWAWGQNQDGQLGDGSTVQRTTPVQVQGLDSATAISAGDYFSLALKSDGTVWGWGSNFSGELGGDDSPYLTPVKVQGLDTRSPETLLYPFNGTIFDFDANRILLKRVESSRIYLEQFNRADQSLVKAAELTHYSYSAELSAQGVMYTDGSTTYYWKDGAVQKSWDGQYYHKVNGNFAVLNDSVVNLTTGESRSLPDAQFDHTANNRVDLSPDGTVVYTSPNNPSNLYKSLPDGTLTTYEPPAPDSYYGALTDGQNIIYNVLLQDNGSPSKLSLRVRSAGDQITTIAENPFDTSVYYADPRESYEINNGWIAYKEYNEKAGRWILYVRSPEGETKQVYAAPQWKNVPLSIKQLAPDGTVVYKFQNTTYVYSAQAGRNVYSSSEPGELEYREHVIGGPGGEEYRFLAWYRLDGGLLYGVRL from the coding sequence ATGAAAAAAAGCATTCGGCAGCTGGCAGGTTTGATCTGTATTCTTATTGCCTTTGTAACCGTTTCCAGTCCGGCGGCTGCCGCGGAAAGCGGCGGTGCGGTCCAGGCTCAGGGGGATAACGGCAGTCAGCTTAACGACGGAAAGCAGGTAAACCCTGCCATGAGTGTCGCTCAGACGGTATATCTGGCTGCGGGGATGATGTATAGCATGGCACTCCGTAACGACGGAACGGTCTGGTCGTGGGGGGATAATTACGCGGGTGAGCTCGGCGACGGAACTACAACAAACCGCAGGGCTCCCGTTCAGGTCAAGACCCTTACAGGAGTAGCCGGCATAGCTGCCGGAGGTCAAAGCCTGGCCGTCTTAAACGACGGGACCGTCTGGGAGTGGGGAGAGAAGCTGCCTAATGGAAGTTATGACAGTTCTCCCGGCCCGACGCCTTATCAAGTAAGAGATAATTTTTACGAACCTTTGGAATCGGTAGCTGCCGTCTCTGCTGGGTATGATCATAATTTGGCAGTCAAGCGCGACGGCACCGTTTGGGCTTGGGGGCGCAATATTTGGGGCCAGCTGGGGGATGGAACCGTCTCGGACGAATATTTATATGGTTATCCCGCTCAAGTGCAAGGTCTTAATTCGGTAACTGCCGTTTCTGCCGGGTTAGCGTATAGTTTAGCGCTCAAAAGCGACGGAACCGTTTGGGCGTGGGGGCGAAATGATTATGGCGAGCTCGGCGACGGAAGTACGGTGCAGCAAAGGACTACTCCCGTTCAAGTGCAAGGTCTCGATTCGGTTACTGCTATAGCGGCGGGATCTTCCCAAAGTCTGGCGCTTAAAAGCGACGGTACCGTTTGGGGATGGGGGAAAATTAACAACGGCGATGGAACCTCGACAGCAAGGAACACTCCCGTTCAGCTTACCGGTCTCAATGGTGTGATCGCCATAGCTGCAGGCAGTGGACATAATTTGGCATTAAAAAGCGACGGAACCGTTTGGGCGTGGGGGCAAAATCAGGACGGCCAGCTTGGCGACGGAAGTACGGTGCAAAGGACTACTCCCGTTCAAGTGCAGGGTCTCGATTCGGCGACTGCGATATCGGCGGGAGATTACTTTAGTCTGGCGCTTAAAAGCGACGGTACCGTTTGGGGATGGGGGAGTAACTTCAGCGGAGAACTCGGCGGTGACGATTCGCCATACCTCACCCCTGTAAAAGTTCAAGGATTGGATACGCGCAGTCCCGAAACCCTTCTTTATCCGTTCAATGGAACGATTTTCGACTTTGACGCAAACCGTATCTTGTTGAAACGGGTTGAGTCGTCTCGTATCTATTTAGAGCAGTTCAACCGTGCGGATCAAAGCCTGGTTAAGGCTGCCGAGCTCACTCATTACTCTTATAGTGCGGAATTGTCCGCCCAAGGTGTGATGTATACCGATGGGTCCACGACGTATTATTGGAAGGACGGCGCGGTTCAAAAAAGCTGGGACGGGCAGTACTATCACAAAGTAAACGGAAATTTTGCGGTGCTAAACGACAGCGTCGTCAATTTAACGACGGGGGAGTCGCGTTCGCTGCCGGATGCCCAGTTTGATCATACGGCAAACAACCGCGTGGATTTGTCGCCGGACGGAACGGTGGTTTATACATCCCCCAATAATCCATCGAACTTGTATAAGTCGCTCCCGGACGGTACACTGACGACGTATGAGCCGCCGGCCCCCGACTCGTACTATGGGGCTTTGACGGACGGACAAAACATCATCTACAACGTACTTCTGCAGGATAACGGGAGCCCGTCCAAGTTGTCGCTGCGTGTTCGCAGCGCCGGCGATCAAATCACGACGATAGCCGAGAATCCTTTTGATACGTCCGTTTATTATGCCGATCCCAGAGAATCGTACGAGATCAATAACGGCTGGATTGCCTATAAGGAATATAATGAGAAAGCAGGACGCTGGATCTTGTATGTCCGGTCGCCGGAAGGCGAGACCAAACAAGTGTATGCCGCCCCTCAGTGGAAAAATGTCCCTCTCTCCATCAAGCAGCTGGCGCCGGACGGTACGGTGGTGTATAAGTTCCAAAACACAACGTACGTGTATTCCGCACAAGCGGGCAGAAACGTGTACTCCTCCAGCGAGCCGGGAGAACTGGAGTACCGGGAGCATGTCATCGGAGGACCGGGAGGCGAAGAATACCGGTTTTTGGCATGGTACCGGCTTGACGGCGGTTTATTGTACGGTGTGCGTCTCTGA
- a CDS encoding homoserine dehydrogenase, producing the protein MGEQQRISIALLGMGTVGTGIIKSLLMNADKQIAAFGAEIELAGVLVRDPGKPRGVEVGSGLLTDRYETIAEQDGVSVVIEAIGGIEPAQSFIIDSLRRGRHVITANKALMALHGGELTAFAERCGARLLYEASVGGAIPAIGALSQFLRFNEIRSIAGILNGTTNYILTRMMQSGIGYGAALEEAQRLGFAEADPTSDVEGFDAMYKLMILARIAWGADLGPDEIDRRGITGITAADIAMARETGRTWKLVAWAERDEDGRLRASVRPELLEASHPLAGVHNEYNAVTIAGNLAGELTFSGRGAGELPTASAILGDLSFLLTGGQGGLHRLGPADALLVGDRDL; encoded by the coding sequence ATGGGCGAACAACAACGGATCAGCATTGCGCTGCTCGGAATGGGCACGGTAGGAACGGGTATTATCAAATCGTTATTGATGAATGCGGATAAACAAATCGCTGCGTTCGGGGCGGAAATCGAGCTGGCGGGCGTTCTGGTGCGCGATCCCGGCAAGCCGCGCGGCGTGGAGGTCGGGAGCGGGCTGTTGACGGACCGTTACGAGACGATTGCCGAACAGGACGGGGTGTCGGTCGTCATCGAGGCGATCGGCGGCATCGAACCCGCCCAATCGTTTATTATCGATTCGCTGCGGCGCGGAAGACACGTCATCACCGCCAACAAAGCGTTAATGGCCCTGCATGGCGGCGAGCTGACCGCGTTTGCCGAACGGTGCGGCGCGCGTCTGCTGTACGAGGCAAGCGTCGGCGGCGCGATACCGGCGATCGGCGCGCTGTCGCAGTTTTTGCGTTTCAACGAAATCCGTTCGATTGCCGGTATTTTGAACGGCACGACGAATTACATTTTGACGCGGATGATGCAAAGCGGCATCGGCTACGGCGCCGCGCTTGAAGAGGCGCAGCGGCTGGGGTTCGCCGAAGCGGACCCGACGTCGGACGTGGAAGGCTTCGACGCGATGTATAAGCTGATGATTCTGGCGCGGATTGCTTGGGGCGCCGACCTCGGTCCGGATGAGATCGACCGCCGCGGCATAACCGGCATCACGGCCGCCGATATCGCCATGGCCCGGGAGACAGGCCGGACGTGGAAGCTGGTCGCGTGGGCCGAGCGGGACGAGGACGGCCGGCTGCGCGCAAGCGTGAGACCCGAGCTGCTGGAAGCCAGCCATCCGCTTGCCGGCGTGCACAACGAATACAACGCGGTCACGATCGCCGGCAACCTGGCCGGCGAGCTGACCTTCAGCGGACGCGGAGCCGGCGAGCTGCCGACGGCAAGCGCAATTCTCGGCGATCTGTCCTTTCTGCTCACCGGCGGGCAGGGCGGATTGCACCGCCTAGGTCCGGCCGATGCGCTGCTCGTCGGCGATCGCGACTTATAA
- a CDS encoding DUF421 domain-containing protein → MEIYIKVVFSFAVLLLLARLMGKKKMGQLIYFNYITGITLGSLTATFIIDSRISLATGLGAVSLWAGLTLLLGMIVIKSRTAKLLFDGESAVVIKHGQIQDSPAADRGREAGQEEYGRNGKIRRVAPRGASKNGRARRRDRRILLCGNRCERRGACLEIS, encoded by the coding sequence GTGGAAATTTATATCAAGGTCGTGTTTTCGTTTGCCGTTCTGCTGCTTCTCGCCCGGCTGATGGGAAAGAAGAAGATGGGGCAGCTGATCTATTTCAATTATATTACCGGCATTACGCTCGGGTCGCTTACCGCGACGTTCATTATAGACTCCCGGATCTCGCTCGCAACGGGATTGGGGGCGGTCTCGTTATGGGCGGGCTTGACGCTGCTGCTCGGAATGATCGTGATCAAATCGAGAACCGCGAAGCTCCTTTTCGACGGCGAATCGGCCGTTGTAATCAAGCATGGTCAAATTCAGGATTCTCCAGCAGCCGATCGTGGACGGGAAGCTGGTCAGGAAGAATATGGACGAAATGGGAAAATCAGGAGAGTTGCTCCAAGAGGAGCTTCGAAAAACGGGCGGGCCCGGCGCCGAGATCGGCGAATTCTACTATGCGGGAATCGATGCGAACGGAGAGGTGCATGCCTGGAAATCAGCTGA
- a CDS encoding glycine betaine ABC transporter substrate-binding protein yields MVRSAPALTRRVPRSYLPPKDAFVQLHGGDEQIHTFARKGLKEDKPDAYTFLDQFNWTPDDMAEVMVQIQDGKSPEEAAKAWVDGHEEKVNEWLKGTNA; encoded by the coding sequence ATTGTCCGATCTGCTCCTGCGTTAACCCGTCGAGTTCCTCGTTCATACCTGCCTCCTAAGGACGCTTTCGTCCAATTACACGGCGGCGACGAGCAAATTCATACGTTCGCGCGCAAAGGCTTGAAGGAAGATAAGCCGGATGCCTATACGTTCCTGGACCAGTTCAACTGGACGCCGGACGATATGGCTGAGGTCATGGTGCAAATTCAAGACGGGAAATCGCCGGAGGAAGCGGCGAAGGCCTGGGTGGACGGCCATGAAGAGAAAGTGAACGAATGGCTGAAAGGCACGAATGCCTAA
- a CDS encoding GbsR/MarR family transcriptional regulator, producing the protein MNEELDGLTQEQIGQLQKSRERVIDSIGKNMDLYGITLSIGHLYGYMYFQNAPITLDQMSETMGMSKTSMSTGMRTLMDLKMINKVWGKGSRKDFYEVVPDWHQNFSDYFSIKWRKAVESNMAALSKSLREIRALKEAYPDHAKLQRVAEFDEDKISEALKYYRWLHRLIDAFESGEIFKLIPKDES; encoded by the coding sequence ATGAACGAGGAACTCGACGGGTTAACGCAGGAGCAGATCGGACAATTGCAGAAGTCTCGGGAGCGCGTCATCGACTCGATCGGCAAAAATATGGATTTATACGGCATTACTTTGTCCATCGGACATTTATACGGGTATATGTATTTTCAGAACGCCCCGATTACGCTCGACCAAATGAGCGAAACGATGGGCATGAGCAAGACGTCCATGAGCACGGGCATGCGCACGCTTATGGATCTGAAGATGATTAACAAGGTATGGGGTAAGGGCTCGCGAAAAGATTTTTACGAGGTTGTTCCGGACTGGCACCAAAATTTCAGCGATTATTTCTCCATTAAATGGCGCAAGGCGGTCGAAAGCAATATGGCGGCGCTGAGCAAATCGCTCCGCGAAATCCGGGCATTGAAAGAGGCTTACCCGGACCATGCAAAGCTTCAACGGGTTGCCGAGTTCGACGAGGATAAAATAAGCGAGGCGCTAAAATATTACCGCTGGCTGCACCGGCTCATCGACGCGTTCGAATCGGGCGAAATTTTCAAGTTAATCCCGAAGGACGAGTCGTGA
- a CDS encoding acyltransferase yields MRKTKIEEIETLRGFAFLAVVMQHAVAHYFPLPDTRMEDGVLFGLLLLLAKFAVPLFVFITGMVLFYNYDEKIRYGTFIRKRCRDVLLPYVPWAVLYAAEFQHLDLTRAESWPKLGLMVLTGKASYHLWYIVMVFQFYLAFPFVQRLVIRLKPSSPVRAAAALAVFGMLYLWLMHSGGALYRSAAALHLPVVSSWFTTYLDRNALMYTFYFALGAAAGLYADRWRRRLDQSRFLLGALFAAAVGVMLYDAVSRFQTDPRLVVRFDQLALLRPVMAVFLTLSVCAVYALALLFDRSAPAFLRKAVVLAGSYSYVAYLAHAYVLKYTEQLADRLLPGGSVTVRTIAAFAFCAAGSVLLAVLIRMAYRRIKALVSSRTESGGKSLQA; encoded by the coding sequence ATGAGAAAAACGAAAATCGAGGAAATTGAAACGCTGCGCGGATTTGCGTTTCTGGCGGTCGTCATGCAGCACGCCGTCGCACATTATTTTCCGCTGCCCGATACGCGGATGGAAGACGGCGTGCTGTTCGGCCTGCTCCTGCTGCTGGCGAAGTTTGCCGTACCGCTCTTCGTTTTCATTACGGGCATGGTCCTTTTTTATAATTACGACGAGAAAATCCGGTACGGCACTTTTATCCGCAAGCGCTGCCGCGATGTTTTGCTGCCATATGTGCCCTGGGCCGTGCTGTACGCTGCGGAGTTTCAGCATCTGGACCTTACCCGGGCGGAGTCCTGGCCAAAGCTCGGGCTTATGGTGCTGACGGGAAAAGCGAGCTATCATTTGTGGTATATCGTGATGGTGTTCCAGTTTTACTTGGCGTTTCCGTTCGTTCAGCGGCTTGTCATACGGCTGAAGCCAAGCTCTCCTGTTCGGGCCGCGGCCGCTTTAGCGGTTTTCGGAATGCTTTACCTCTGGCTGATGCATTCGGGCGGCGCGCTGTACCGGTCGGCGGCGGCGCTCCATTTGCCGGTCGTCAGCTCCTGGTTCACGACCTATCTGGACCGCAACGCGCTGATGTATACGTTCTACTTTGCGCTCGGCGCCGCGGCGGGGCTTTATGCGGACCGGTGGCGCCGCCGGCTGGACCAGAGCCGCTTTCTGCTCGGCGCTTTATTCGCGGCCGCCGTCGGCGTCATGCTGTACGATGCCGTTTCCCGTTTTCAAACGGATCCGAGGCTCGTCGTCCGCTTCGACCAGCTGGCGCTGCTCCGGCCCGTCATGGCCGTCTTTCTGACGCTGTCGGTATGCGCCGTCTACGCGCTGGCGCTCCTGTTCGACCGGTCCGCGCCGGCTTTCCTGCGGAAGGCGGTCGTCCTGGCGGGGTCGTATTCCTATGTGGCGTACCTCGCTCACGCCTATGTGCTGAAATATACCGAGCAGCTTGCGGACCGCCTGCTGCCGGGCGGCTCGGTCACGGTCCGGACGATTGCGGCGTTCGCGTTCTGCGCCGCCGGTTCGGTGCTGCTTGCCGTCCTCATTCGGATGGCCTATCGCCGGATCAAGGCGCTGGTGAGCAGCAGAACGGAGTCGGGCGGCAAATCGCTGCAGGCGTAG